ATTCTCCAGGCGGGCAGGCGGGAACAAGGAGAGGTCAGGTCTGCGTGTTCCCAGAGTGGCCGGGCAGGGAGGCGAAAGGAATGGGCAGACGATGGTCTCTTTCTCGCGGGGAAAGAACCCTGGACTCAGGACTGAGGAGTTTGAAGCAGGAGGCCCGGGGCCACGTGCGAGCTCTCCTGAAGGTTGGGGGCTGTTGAGGTCGGGGGGGAGCCTGAGTCCATGGGAGTGTGTGGCAGTCTAGCTGTTCACGTGCTGGAATGTTCCATCGAACACCTGCCATGAGCTCTGTACAGATGCCTCTCTCCCAGCACTGGGAGCACAAAATGACTCAGACTTGGCCCGGTCCTCGGGGAGCCCGCAGTCTGTTGGGATGGACAGACAGCGTGGCCAGTGGCACGTGGAGCCGTCGGTGCTGTGATGGTGGGAAGAGTGCGGGTGTCTGGGGACCCACAAAGAGGAGGAGGTGACACCTGGCCGGAATGTTGTAGGACAGAGAGAGGGGACGGCAGTGGACTGAGGACATTCGTGTGGAGGGACCGGCACACGCAGAGCGGGAGGGGCGTGTCAGGCGCACGTACGACGGCACCCTGCCGGGCTGGGCCATGTCACATCTGCCAGTAGTGTTTGGAAGGCAGCCGGCGGGCAGCGATGTGGGGAGATCCCGCAGGCCTGGGGGTgcgaggtgggcagggagggggagtgAGGAGACCACACAGCCGCTCCCAGGCAGCTTCTCTGCCCGCACTGCTCAAAAGAACGGAAAGGCAAGCCCCTGGCAGGCGTGCTGCGGGCCCTACCGAAGCGCCTGCGCGCTGCGGGTTCTCTGCGGCAAGCCCGGGCTGCCTCTGGCCCCCTCCTCGCCCTGCAGCCTAGCGGTACCCGGTCACCATAGCAACCCCAGGGCTGCCTGCGCTAGGCCAGTGGTGGagggtggatgggtggacggGCCGCCTGTAGGTGAGGTGAGGAGAGCAGCGTGGGCGGCACAGGTTgctgggacccccccccccccacccactgCAGGGCCTGAGGGACAACCTTGGAGGCTGAGTTCTTGGTGAACTCTGGGTCGCATAGCTAGAGAGCCCAGGAGTAAGGAGTCCATGTCTGTGTTAGCACCTGGCGGGTGCAGTGGTGAGGGAGAAGACGCCCCCGTGGGGCTGGGACTCACTTCTGCCCTGGGCCTCGCAGCTGGCTGAGGCCGAGCccgaggtggaggtggaggtgtaCCGGCGGGATTCCAAGAAGCTGCCGGGCCTCGGAGACCCTGACATCGACTGGGAGGAGAGCGTCTGCTTGAACCTCATCCTGCAGAAGGTACAGGGGAGCCGCGGGGCAGGGCTCCAGGAGGGGGGCTGTCAGAAGGCCCTGAGGGACAGCAGACCCCTCCACACCCCCGTCCTGCGCTCTCTTCCAGCTGGACTACATGGTGACATGTGCTGTGTGCACACGAACTGATGGCGGGGACATCCACGTCCATAAGAAGAAATCCCAGGTGAGCCCTCTGGCTGCCCCGTGTTTACTTGGGAGGCAAGTCCTCCTGCTGCCTTCCCTGCCCCGAAGTGAGCGTCCGGCTCCAGAAGTCCATTCAGCCCCCGGGGGCCTATGTCCTGCTCAGGAGCGCTAAACCAGTCATCCCAGACGGCTTCTTCCCAAGTGGCAGCCTTGAGCGTGGCCTGGCTCTGGGTAGTGTGACCGCGTTGACCTGTGCCTTGGGCAGCACACTCCACCCCACTGAGTGGCTCCTGGTCTGGGTGCAGGGCCGGGGCCACACTCAGTCCTTCGCATCTCCTTTCTTTCAGCAAGTGTTCGCATCCCCCAGTAAACATCCCATGGACAGCAAAGGGGAAGAATCCAAGATCAGCTACCCCAACATCTTCTTCATGATCGACAGCTTCGAGGAGGTGGGCTTTGTCTCCCTCTAGCTCCCCCTCATCAGGGAATACGAGGGAATACGAGACGCTTTTCCCTCAGGCCTCACACGCCTTCAGAAAGGCGGTGGGCGCTGGGCTGGGGTTGCGCTCTTCCTGCTGTTTGACTCGGGGCAAGTGAGTTCACCTGGCTCagagcctccgttttctcatctgtaaaatgggcatcagAGTTGAAAGGTCAAAGAGCTCATGAATAATGGGAAAATGCGCCGTAAATGCCTACAGAGAGTGCTTCCCAGGCGGGAGGAATCATTGTTATGGCCCTTAAACTCTGAATCAGGGCCTCCACACCTTGGGATCCTAGGATGTCCAAGATGGCTGGGGCTCTAGAAGTCATGTGGACCAAGCTTCTATTTTAAGGTTGGGAAAACTGGGGCCCAGGCAGGTGACTCGACTGGGAAATGTGGGGTGCCCGGGAcccagctgcttcccacttgcgACCCTGCCAGCTCCTGTCCAGCCACTCTCCCCTGTCGGGGCCCTGGCAGCGGTGCCGGTACCCACCGGAGTGGATCGGGGTCCTGGGAGGACTCAGGAAGAAGGGGGCCTGTGTTTCAGGGCTCTTCTCGATTGGATTGGTGTGTTGAGGCATCTCAGGCTCACACGGCTCATccgtggcagagctgagatttgaacctcaGTCTGTGTGACCTCAGAGCTCGGCCTGTACGCTGGCCCCCGGGAGCAGTGACTCGAGCAGGGGCGGGGTGCGGAGTCCCCTGCAGGCCACCCTGGCGGTCGGGCGGTCCATCCATCGGGCGCCTGAGCTGGTGCCTGCACGTGAGCCGTGAAGCTCGGGGCGGGTGGGCCGAGTGCCCACAGCTGGGGTGGAGGAGATCCCAGAAAGCGGGCCAGACGGTTCCCGTGGACCGTTTAACTCCCTGGCATGAGGAAGAGTGATGGGGGCAGTGTCCTTCCAGTGGCCAGGGCGGGTGCGTCCTCTTCCGGTCCCAGAGTCACCGTTATCAACCCCACCCCCTTGTAGACGCTGCCCCCGCCCCGCGGTAGCCTGTCCGCCTTCCTGTGCTGGTCTTGGTGGAGCCGCGGGGGGCCTTGAGCAAATACCCTGACATCTGTGGCTCAGCGTTCCCACCTGCAAAGTGGGAGTTCCTGAGCAGTCCGCCCTGGGCCAGTGAGAGGGTGCTGGGCTGGGAGCCGGGCTGCGGCTGGGTGGTGGCAGCTGGCAGGCGATGAACCCGTCTCTGCCTCGCGCCCCACCCCAGGTGTTCAGCGACATGACCGTGGGCGAAGGAGAGATGGTCTGTGTGGAGCTGGTGGCCAGTGACAAATCCAACACGTTCCAAGGGGTCATCTTTCAGGGCTCCATCCGCTACGAGGCGCTCAAGAAGGTGTACGACAACCGCGTGAGTGCAGGGCGGTGCAGGGCCCAGGGGCAGGCGCCCCCCAGGCCCCCTTCTGCCCTCGCCCGGCTCGGAGCTGTACCTGCCCCTCCTCGGAGCGCCGCAGCCCCCCGGAGCCCCCTTAGGCGGTTGTGTTGTGCTCTCTACAGCACGTCTCGGCCCACTCCGGCCCACTCCGGCCCCCGAGGGAAGACCCTCCTGGGATTAGCCCCTGCTAGACTGAACTGAGGGGAGAGGAGTCCAGGTGGACGGGCCGCTCTCCCGCAGCTGAGCACTGTCCTGAGGACGTCCTCTCTCTGGAGCCTGGGAGGAAGGGACAGGGGAGGTGGTCTCAGGTCCCACTGGGCTGGGGCTCTCTTCCCGGCCTGTGCTGGCCCTGTGTGGGGCATGGTCATCGGGCTGAGAGCGGCATCAGCCAGGGATCCCTAGCGCCCCGGCACTGCCCTGCCTCGTGGGCGAGCCCAGGTCAGCCGGGGCTCGGTCCCCCTGGAGGTGGGCTGGCAGTCCTCAGGGGCTGCTCGTGGCCCCAGGGAGCGGGCATCCCTACCTGCCTGACTCAGGCCCTCTCCCACCCGTCCGCAGGTGAGTGTGGCTGCCCGCATGGCACAGAAGATGTCCTTTGGCTTCTACAAGTACAACAACATGGAGTTTGTGCGCATGAAGGGGCCACAGGGCAAGGGCCACGCCGAGATGGCGGTCAGCCGTGTGTCCACTGGTGACACGTCCCCCTGCGGGACCGAAGAGGACTCCAGCCCGGCTTCGCCCATGCACGAGCGGGTAAGGGCTGCGCAGCTCGGGGAGGGGCCTCCCGTCCCTCAGATCTGCTTCCCACCGTCTCCCTGATCCTTACAGCCCCCGGTGAGGTAGGTGTCATCATCCCCAGCCTTCTGGGGAGGAGGCCGAGGTTCAGAGAgggcaagtgacttgcccagggtcgcaCAGCAGGTTAGCGCCTGGGCCCTGAGCTGCCGCTGTGGCGGGGCTCCGTCTCCAGGGTTCTGGCGCCTGCCTCATTGGACCTGCTGGGTGAGTGTGGGCACGTGACCGGCCTTCCCGGAGGGTGAGCCAGGGGTGAGGAGGAGCcagcctcccctcctgccccagcagcATCAGCCGGAGAGCGCAGAGACCCTGGGGTCGCCTAGCTCTTCTCTCTGCCCGGGCCACTTGTTTACAAGGTGTTGTGCACCTGAACTGCTGGGAGGCCACCAGCAGCCCGTGGGTGGGCCTGAGCTTTCGGGTCTGCAGGCCTGGGGACCCAGGCTTGCCTGATGTACTTGCCCTGTCCTAGATCACATGGCTCTCGTGTGACAGCACTGAGCCTTTGAGCCCTGCTCTTTCTAGCCACTGTCCTTCCCCAGGGGTGGGAAGCTGAGGTCAGTGGCAGCTTTATTCGCAGAGCCTCCAGGGGGCCCCAGGGCTCAGGCAGGGGAAAGTCTCCAGCCCGCTGGCTGCTTTGCCCCAGTTGGGTCTTCAGAGGGGGCAGCTCAGAGCTGGGCGTCTTGGATGAAGACAGGGTACTGGGGGCACCTCCAGGAGAGGGGCTGCTGGGGGGCTGGAATCCAGGTGCTGCTGCTTGCGTGAACTGGGACAGGTCTCttctcctgagcctcagtttgctcatccaGAAACGGGGTGAAAACACCTGCCTCCCGAGGTGCTGGGGGCTCAGAGGAGCCGCTGAACATCAGATGGGGCCCTCGGGTCACAGCCGCTGTGGGGGCGGCGTCTGGTCTGCCTGGGAAAATGGCTCCTGAGCGTGTAAGTCACGCATCACTGCGGGCGCGCCTTAGGCGGGGGAGCGCATATGTGAAAtacttctaattctgtaaaattaCGTTCACCTTGCACATCTCCAGGTAGTCAGATGGCGGTTTTCCTTCTTTGTACgtcttttttttgctttgaagTTTCTGCAATGAATGTGTTTTATAAGCagaacagaaacaataaatgctcttTTTTGTGATGATGGGTGAGAATTCCAGGCAGGGGCCTCTGTTGTCTTGGGAATAGAGGGGGTTTACAGTCGAGATAAGGAGGTTTATTCTTCTCCTTGGTCCTAAATTGCCCACTGAGGCCCTAACGAATGTGTATGTGAAACCCCTTGTGAAGACGTGGCCTGGGCTTGGGCTGGACAAACCTGGGTGCCCGTTCCAGCCACTTGTTTGCCGAGTGACCACAGATCGGTTACTAGACCTGCCCGGGCCTTGATTttccatctgtcaaatgggggtgATGATCTTTCTCGCTCCGGGTGGCTGCGGGGGTGAAGGAGACGGTGCCTGGGAAAGTCCCTGGCCCATAGTAGCAGGGAGGCCTGGGGTCAAGGGGAGGGGCTTGCCAGGGTCACGCAGCTGTCAGTGGCAGGCCCTGACCTCCCAGGACTGCACGGGCCCCCTCCACCTCTGTGCTCACTGTCGCTTGTCCCCTCCCTTTTCCAGAGGGGTCGTTTGTAACCAGCGCATGACAAATGCAGACTCTGTGTGTATTGTGGTttctggtgtttgttttttatcttttaaaaaccttCCCTGGCTTGTGGGAGGACCGTCTGGAGCCCAGCGGCCGCCGGGACTCTGGTGGATGTCGGAGCCGTGACGAGGAGGCTGATGGGGCTCCCGAAGTCTCAGTCCCAGCTCGTCTTGTTCCTCAGATTCTTGTTtgcatggggaggagggaggagatgggccacgttccctctgcctggaacgcccTTCCCCCCCTTCTTCACCTAGCGAACTCCTACTCgtccttcaagacccagctcaagCGGCATCTCCTCcgggaagcctttcctgatttcCCAGGCTGTTGATTCCTTTTGCCTCTGTGCTCCCCTGTATCCTGTGCTTCCGTTTTTCTGTCTCAACAACAACATTCGGTCTGTGGTTGTCACTTTTGGGTCTCCTGCCCCCagcagactgtgagctccttgagggcagggaccactgTCACGTGCCTGTCTGTCCTTAGTGCTGCCCTGAGTGGGTGTGGAGAATGGGTGGTGACTGGCAGTGTGgctggaagagaggagaggaggagatggaAGCATGGACCGCTTGGCCACTGCACGTCTATGAAAGGATGCTGGGAGAGAGGGGGGATGGGACATAGTAGCCAAAAGAAGAAATCAGGGTGAAGAGCATGGCCTTAGGGGCAGAAGACCTGGGTTGCAACCCGGTGTGGCCACCATCCTGCTGGGTGACCTCGGGCACGTCAGGGTCGCTGTCCCGCCTTAGTTTCCTCTTTGTCAGATGGGCTGATGCCGGTTCCCGTTGTGGGAGGTTGGGAAGGTTCGGTGCCGTGGCGGGTGCTTGAGCCGCATCAGCGGCCAGGCTTGCTTTGGGCTCTGACGACCCTCTGACTGGCGTTCGAGGCCCGCAGGAGGGCAGCCCGGTCCCTCCCGGGGCAGCGCTGGAGGCCAGCACCCGCTGGGCCCCAGCAGGGCGGGTGTCCTTGTCGTCCGAGGCGGGAGGTGGGTGGGCACTGGGACCCCGGGTCGGTGGGCCGCTCTGGTGACTCGCCCCTTGTTCCCAGGTGACCTCCTTCAGCACTCCCCCAACGCCCGAGCGCAACCACCGGCCCGCCTTCTTCTCCCCGTCCCTCAGGAGGAAGGTGCCCCGCAGCCGGATGGCGGAGATGAAGAAGTCTCACTCGGCCAACGACAGCGAGGAACTCTTCCGGGAGGATGACGGGGGAGGTGACGCTGCCCCTCCCCAAGCTGCTTCCTTCCCCCATCCACAGTTAGAGGGCCGGCGGTCCCGGGCGGGGATGGAGccatggacagacagacagaggccCACCGAGAGGCGCCCCCAGCCCGGCGCTCTCAGCGCTCAGCGTGTGAGGCACAGCTGGCAGTCTGCACTGATTTCAGGGGTTCAGAGCCTTCCCGACATCACTGGTCTGCCTGTTCGGCCGAGCGGGTGGGGGAAACGCCTGCCGGGTGAGGGGAGCTCCGTGGTCCGCGTGCACATGCTGTCACCTCCCTCCCTGGCTTTTCTTCTCAGGTCGCTCTGGAACCCCGGGTAGGGGGGGGCATCCCTCAGGGTCTCTCCTTGTTCCGTGCGGTCCCCTCAGGGCTCACCTGCCCTCCCCGAGCCCGCGGGCCCGTCTGTCTGGCAGCCCGCTGGGCGTCTCGGCCCGGATGTCGCAGAGGCCCTGGTTCTCAGCCACTCAGTGTGCAGTGTCTCCTGGCTGGCCTGCGCCTTCCCGCTGCTGCCTCTGTGCACGTGGGCCCCGCCGTCAGCCAGCCGTGCGGCGGGGCGGCGGGTCCGTGTTCGTCAGAAGAGCAGCGGGAAGCCATCTGGAGGAGCTGGGCTGTGGCGTTGAACGGTCCTGACTGGCAGGACCCAGAGGCAGAGGGCCTGCTGGACGAGACCCTGGCCAGGGCCAGGAGACGCCGGCACCGGCCTCAACCTGCTCTTGAGTGAGCTTGGGCGAGCGCCTTCCTCACCTCGGCTTACTTCCGGACCAGCAGGAAAGCACTCGTAGCCCCCAGCCTGCCTTCCCAGGCGACCCGTAGATAGGCTGATGGTGACAGGTCATCCCAGCCTCACCCCCATGGCCTCCCAGTGACAGACAGTACCAGAGGGGAGCAGCGAAGTGACACAGTGTGGCGATGCGCCAGACCCCACAGAGGAGACTGTCCAGGACAGAGAAGGGGGTGTCAGGGAGGGCTCAGAGGGGTGGGCCCTGAGGGGTAGGATTGGGCTGGATAGGCAGGAAGGGGCGATGGGGCGCCCAGCAGAGGGTCGAGCTGGGCCAGGGAGGCGCCACCTGGAATGGGAGGTGTTCTCCCCGCCGCCTGGGCCTGACCGGCCTTCTCCCCTCCAGCCGACCTGCACAATGCCACCAACCTGCGGTCTCGGTCCCTGTCCGGCACGGGGCGCTCCCTGGTCGGGTCCTGGCTGAAGCTGAACCGAACAGACGGGAATTTCCTTCTTTATGCACATTTAACCTACGTCACTTTGCCGCTGCACCGGATTTTAACAGGTAATTTTGACTTTGTGTGGGACCTCTGGGAAAACCATGGCCCCTGAAGGTGTCCCCTTGGGCCGTGCCCTGGCGCCCACCCCGTTATAGTCGAGGGGGAGGCAGAGCTGTCACTGACGGGCCGCAGGGCAGTGCCGGGCAGCGGCTCCAGAGTCCCCGCGTGAGCCCCGTTCCCCGTGGCCTCGCCAGGCGGTGCAGCTGCTCCAAGCCCATTCGTCCCCCGTCTGCACGGAGGGTGGTCACAGCACCGCAGTCACCCGAGGGTTGGAAGAGAAAACGCCCGTGAACGACGTGGCGTGCTTCCTTCGTAAATGGAGCACTGGGGGTGTGACCGCCCGCGTCTTCCCCGCCGCCCTAGACATCCTGGAAGTACGGCAGAAGCCCATCCTGATGACCTAGCCGTGTGCGGGGCCCACGCGgagcctccagccctgcccagtCCTGGGAGTGCTGCCAAGTGCCTACCTGTCCACCGTCACTGGGGTCTTCCAGGACCACCCAGCGCCGCAGCCGGAGCCAGGCGGGACCACTCGACTCCCGGGGCCAGGGCCAGCTCCACCAACACCAGCCCAAACTGAAGTGCCTCGTTCTCCTCCCCGCTGGCTCTGCTCCTGCCCACCCACCCGGCACCCTCAGCCCGTCTCTGGAGAACCCTCTGCACCCAAAGAGGACCAGAGATGCCAAGAGGCATAAGAGAGAGCAGAGGAGCAGCCAGCATCCAGAGGGAGTCCAGCCCTGCGGACCCGATGTACGCATCCCGACAGGCGGCAGGCAGAGACCACTGGCTGGGGGCACGCAGTGTGTCAGACTGTCAGCACTTAAGGAACAGTGGTTTCAGATTTTGTGACACTGTACCGATGACCTTCAGCATCCAAGTTAGTCCCGATCGTCTGTCCTCCCTCGTTTACTCCTGGTTGTAGATGGGTTTCCACGGGGAGCGGGGAACACGGCCGTCTGATGGTTTTGCCCTGGGCTGGGAATACCTCACCCCGTGCCCGGTTCCAGACAGGCCCCCATCCTGCCAGAATGGCCTTTGCTTCCAGCCAAAGAGCATCACCAACACACACACCTCCAGCTTGGAGACAGCCACCCCATCTGCGCCTCCGCTGGCATGGCCTGCGGAATTTGGAttctgagggcaggagagagtGCTTGGTAGCCGGGCAGGAGAAGGGTGGGGTCCCTGCCAAAGGGCGAGGAGGGGTCTGCGTTCTCCCAGGAAGGTTCCAGGCAGAACCTCCGTCCtctggggccaggggaggggataGGGTGTTTCATCTTCCCTGGTTTCTTAGAGCGTATTTCCTTTGAATGGGCGTGCTGGTCCCATTTCTCAGACCAGTCACTGAGGCAAAGGGGAACTGGCTTCCATGTGGCTTGTCAGGCCCCGTCCCAGCTTGAGGGGTTTCCACCTGTGGTGACACATTGCGCTCTTCTGAGAACCGTGAGCCCCCTGGATAAGAGAAGCGTTCCCCTGCCCACGGGAATAAGCCGTCAGCTGGGTCTCTGCTGCTCTGTTTTGCTTGCGTCCTCAGGAGTGTTTGAAGGGTTCCTGGTGTACTAGGGTTAGAGAGCCTCTGGGGCAGAAGACGGAGAGGAGGAGGGGCGCGTTTTCCCGTCTGTTTCCATTCTGCGCGTTCTAAGGGTCTGCGTTGGGCTCCGGGAACCGGGGACTACTTTGGGGCTTCTCCAGATTTTGTATGCTGTTATTAAAAGCGAGCTACTGCATTTCATTCTGCCTCAGTTTGCCCACCTGTCGATGGGGCTGATACCACCTACCTCACCGCAGTCTCCAGGGTTCCGGTGCACGACCGGGTCAGGGCGAGATGGCCAGCCCTCCTGCATAGCTCAGCTCAGGTCAGGTGGCAGACCATCGGGACGCTTACCCTACCCCACACCCTGGTCACCAGGCCGGGGAGGTGAGTGGTGGGGTCGGGGCGAACGTTCTTGCGTTCTCTGACAGCGCCCGGCTCGTGCTCGGCTGCATCTCAGCTCCCCGCACAGCTTCACGTTCCAAAACTGTCTTAGCGCAGCACAGAGTCAGGTCACGCCCCAGAGTGTTGGAGCAGAGAGCGCCTCAGGGAGCCGTGAGCCTGGCCCGGTGTTCCCAGGTGCCGGGTGAGTGTTCTCTGGGGAGCCCAACTCTGCAGCCACGTCTGTGTCCGAGGCAGCTGAATTACAGCTTTTCCTTCAGGCTCCTTTTCTTCCTGGTCTTCTGGGGTCTGAAGACTGGCTCAGTTCTTGGGAGAAATGCAGTCCTAACGTATCTGCCGCGGAGGGATGAGGTCGTTTCGCACATGCGCAGTGCAGCCGCCCTCCCCGTTCTCATAGGGGAGGAGCCCGAGAAGGGTCCGCCCACACTGGAGCCAGAAATCGGCTCCTCCTCAAACGAAAGTTCTGCCTCGAAGGGTAACTGAGGGCCAGTTGCAAGGAACGCGTGAACGTGCTTTGCAGAGCTTAGACATGCGGGCCACAGTGGTCTTAGAGATCACGCCTCACTGGTAAAGCGCGTGAACTTAGGTAGCACCTAGCGTGTGCAGGCACCGTGCTAAACGTTTAGCTGCTTGTCATCACCCCCTTCTTACAGATGAGGGAGCAGCCACACACGAGAGGTTGGGACAACAGGAGCCCAACCCAGGCGTCTGGCCCCAGTCGACACTGAGCCTCGACACCGTGCTGCCCCAGGACTGATGCACGAACGTTCCGTGGAATCGACCTTTCTCAGTCTTAAATCCTCCAGAGGCTACTTCTGACACTGAATTTAAAACATGCTTAGAGGCACTTGGTAACTAGGCAGTAAGCTGTTACTCTGAGTTTTGCTTTTCTCAAAGTCACAAATGACATCAGTAACAGAGTGACAAGTGACGGGGCCAGAACTGAGGCCCCGACATCCCAGGGCGTCCTGGTGTTGACACATCTTACTTCCTGTAGGGCCATCTTTCGTTTTCTGGGAACATGCCTGTCTCTTGTATAAGGAGGGGACAGCCAACGCGCGTGAACATCTCTTAAACGGTAATTGGAATTaaagtgcagttttcctttgaagAAACCTGTAACCTCTAAGCTTTTTAGGACATTAATAAGAAAGTTATCTTCTTTTTAGAATCAGACCCGTGTCTTCTCTGTTTCCATCTCCTTCAGCACCCGAAGGTTCAGGAAGTGTTTAGTCTCCATTCCGATGTCTGATGGAAGGAACTTTCAGTTGTCTGTGCAAACAGCTGAGGTTTGTTATTTCAAAAGaaggatattatttttaagtaacagAGAAGTAGTCAAAGAGAAGAAAGGGCAGAACATTCTAAAGCCAGTCAACTTGGAGATAGCGTGGGTTTTCTGGCGAGTCAGAGCCTTGCTAACGTTTGGGCTTCTCAAGGACTGTGAACAAATCATCAGAAATCAATTAGGTTTCTGTCAATGATAGTAACGGCAGACAGGCATGTTcctgatgtgattttttttccaaagaatctAGCTAGAATCGAACCAGGAcctatttttgctgttttaatcACAGACAAACTAGTCAGTAGAGATTTTTGAAGAATGATGTGAAAACTATTTCTTAAAAGACATTCCAGAGGAAGTCCCTATGCAGTTGGTACATTCTAACGACTGACTTCTGAACAACATTCGACATTATTGTAATGAGGGGGTTTTAAATTGCTGGCCAAAATTCTTCAAAGAGTTACCTTGAAAATATAGATTTACCTATAAAACTGTCAACTTTTTAATGCGCCTTGGTGATAGGTTTCACTCTGATAATTCTGTTCAGTTTTCCAACGTAGCTGGAATTTAGTTACAAAACCAAGTGTCTTTTGCCAGTACATTGATTATtcctgtgcaggctttctctcttCTGTGTATCAGACAGCAGAATTACTTCCCTTCAAAAAGATAACCGCCCTAATGGGACACAGACTCCGACAGGGATGTGATGCTGGCCGACATCGGGCCCTGGACCTGGAGTGGAAGTAGCCTCTGGAGGCGTTAGCAGTCCCCCGGGAGTCGGGTGATGGGTGCACCGGGGCTTCTTACCTTTGTTCCTGTTCACTGACAGACGTGATCCTCAGCGGAGAAGGAATCCTGCAGCCCTTCGTCTAAGCCCCGGGAACAGACAGCCCTGGACAACTCGCGGGACACCGCACAGAAGCCAAATCACTTGAACACCGAGTGGCCTGGGGCTGGGTTCAGAGTCCACAGCGGGTAGAGCCTCAGAAGCAGAGGCAGCCAGCCGCGTGGAGCCGTTGGTGTGTAGTTTTCTACTCTTCCCAGGGCAGGCGGGCATCTTCGTGGCTGCGGTTCCAGCCCTGAGCTCAGTAGATGAAAACCAACAGCGACGCTCCAATGCTGCTGAGCGGCTGCCAGTGTCGTCTTTAGTCCCCACTTCCTAGAAGGTTGGACGATTTAGGTGTAAATAGCAATCTTTTATGGTCTCCAAACGAGTTCTGTGTGTGAGAATATGTAAACCTACGAAGAAAACCTGTTGAGATTTTTCACTACTTTGAGGCCTAACTAAAATGATttctacaaaatatattttagcagAAACACCAGGACGGCATACATTGGCTATATTAGGATCTAGCTGGCAGTGCTG
The Globicephala melas chromosome 10, mGloMel1.2, whole genome shotgun sequence genome window above contains:
- the KIAA0930 gene encoding uncharacterized protein KIAA0930 homolog isoform X1, which encodes MLRAIAEERGRLSLRREVCGLGCFKDDRIVFWTWMFSTYFMEKWAPRQDDMLFYVRRKLAYVGSEGAVDGRKLAEAEPEVEVEVYRRDSKKLPGLGDPDIDWEESVCLNLILQKLDYMVTCAVCTRTDGGDIHVHKKKSQQVFASPSKHPMDSKGEESKISYPNIFFMIDSFEEVFSDMTVGEGEMVCVELVASDKSNTFQGVIFQGSIRYEALKKVYDNRVSVAARMAQKMSFGFYKYNNMEFVRMKGPQGKGHAEMAVSRVSTGDTSPCGTEEDSSPASPMHERVTSFSTPPTPERNHRPAFFSPSLRRKVPRSRMAEMKKSHSANDSEELFREDDGGADLHNATNLRSRSLSGTGRSLVGSWLKLNRTDGNFLLYAHLTYVTLPLHRILTDILEVRQKPILMT
- the KIAA0930 gene encoding uncharacterized protein KIAA0930 homolog isoform X2 gives rise to the protein MLRAIAEERGRLSLRREVCGLGCFKDDRIVFWTWMFSTYFMEKWAPRQDDMLFYVRRKLAYVGSEGAVDGRKLAEAEPEVEVEVYRRDSKKLPGLGDPDIDWEESVCLNLILQKLDYMVTCAVCTRTDGGDIHVHKKKSQQVFASPSKHPMDSKGEESKISYPNIFFMIDSFEEVFSDMTVGEGEMVCVELVASDKSNTFQGVIFQGSIRYEALKKVYDNRVSVAARMAQKMSFGFYKYNNMEFVRMKGPQGKGHAEMAVSRVSTGDTSPCGTEEDSSPASPMHERVTSFSTPPTPERNHRPAFFSPSLRRKVPRSRMAEMKKSHSANDSEELFREDDGGADLHNATNLRSRSLSGTGRSLVGSWLKLNRTDGNFLLYAHLTYVTLPLHRILTDVILSGEGILQPFV